One window of Athalia rosae chromosome 4, iyAthRosa1.1, whole genome shotgun sequence genomic DNA carries:
- the LOC125500581 gene encoding WAS/WASL-interacting protein family member 1-like encodes MTSRQGGGNGGGGGGGGGGGGERTASSPSSGSEENGFVHRPRVAGLYANLSREELDRVSEEGIYGPSGDPNDRREASGSQRSLNLPSTGTGGHPRPQRISRTPQPPRRSAGYGGGRRPEKPRRSSPGGLGRSGYADDIPVRSSLTSLTSREGERGSAELGNISGEPEAPPRRPTDFGSSASVHQTLRRRDVNDDYDDSNVRKSPPPYAGLSPPEYEYGDTLSPLFPRCGGPSSARSYASSSCYSESKQRARDDVLPGFSSYDPRAGIRSESTDSTRQDDHFLSPPETAAHTPVPPAFQEKTSPAHCSSSVEVSPRTRITAKPQDGTRLRPPLSGIAGTSADSGTGDSGSAEIQADAIGPPQPQPGSCHPDNLSVRNVPVDKKSPGGVNKGGGAVKQTVKPFTKESLDRLENRTVQLVREYGFQPRRKTSVEDGAVLPHKFEPFPSDLYGRPLEEIDNFIYDECYVPTYRGNPSYLQDVTALYAPNARNINEERQATARIWSAATRHQLRARISRRVKFFRHFAERFEAVPAPEREF; translated from the exons atGACATCTAGACAGGGTGGGGGAAATgggggtggcgggggtggcgggggtggcgggggtggCGAGAGAACCGCGAGTTCGCCGAGCAGCGGTTCCGAGGAGAATGGATTCGTGCATCGGCCTAGGGTCGCCGGACTCTACGCTAACCTCAGCAGGGAAGAGTTGGACCGCGTCTCCGAGGAGGGAATATACGGGCCAAGCGGCGACCCCAACGACAGGAGGGAGGCCTCGGGGAGTCAGAGGAGCCTGAATCTCCCGTCCACCGGTACCGGGGGTCACCCGCGTCCTCAAAGGATATCGAGGACCCCCCAACCCCCGCGAAGATCGGCGGGATACGGGGGCGGCAGACGACCCGAAAAGCCTCGGAGGTCCTCGCCCGGAGGTCTGGGACGGTCCGGATACGCGGACGACATCCCCGTGCGGAGTTCGTTGACCTCTTTGACGTCGCGGGAGGGAGAGCGGGGATCGGCGGAGCTGGGAAATATCTCCGGCGAACCGGAAGCGCCGCCGAGGAGACCCACGGATTTCGGTTCCTCGGCGAGCGTCCACCAGACTCTTCGACGCCGCGACGTcaacgacgactacgacgattCCAACGTCAGAAAATCGCCGCCTCCCTACGCGGGCCTCAGCCCTCCCGAGTACGAATACGGGGACACCTTGTCGCCGCTTTTTCCGAGGTGCGGCGGACCATCGTCCGCCAGGTCTTACGCGAGCTCGTCGTGTTACTCCGAGTCGAAACAACGCGCCCGCGACGACGTCCTGCCGGGTTTCTCTTCCTACGATCCCAGGGCGGGGATTCGATCGGAGTCGACGGATTCCACGAGGCAAGACGACCACTTCCTGAGCCCCCCGGAAACCGCCGCTCACACCCCGGTGCCACCGGCCTTTCAGGAGAAAACCAGTCCGGCCCACTGTTCGTCGTCGGTGGAAGTTTCGCCGCGAACGAGGATCACCGCCAAGCCTCAAGACGGTACCAGGCTGAGGCCTCCGTTGTCCGGGATAGCGGGAACATCCGCGGATTCCGGAACGGGGGATTCGGGGAGCGCCGAAATTCAGGCGGACGCGATCGGACCCCCCCAACCGCAGCCCGGCTCCTGTCACCCCGACAATTTGAGCGTGCGGAACGTCCCCGTCGACAAAAAATCCCCCGGTGGTGTGAACAAAGGTGGAGGTGCCGTGAAGCAAACTGTAAAGCCTTTCACCAAGGAGAGTCTCGATCGACTCGAAAACCGAACTGTTCAACTGGTACGCGAGTATGGATTTCAACCGCGAAGAAAAACTTCCGTCGAAGACGGCGCCGTGCTTCCACACAAGTTCGAGCCCTTTCCTTCCGACTTGTACGGCCGACCGTTGGAGGAAATTGACAATTTCATTTACGACGAG TGCTACGTTCCCACTTACCGAGGGAATCCCTCTTATCTCCAGGATGTAACTGCATTATATGCGCCTAATGCTCGTAATATCAATGAGGAGCGCCAGGCAACTGCTCGGATCTGGTCAGCTGCCACTCGGCATCAGCTCCGCGCGAGAATTTCAAGGAgagtcaaattttttcgtcacttCGCCGAACGATTCGAAGCAGTTCCTGCGCCTGAACGGGAATTTTAA